One Oryza glaberrima chromosome 10, OglaRS2, whole genome shotgun sequence DNA segment encodes these proteins:
- the LOC127786299 gene encoding chitinase 2-like: MGSSKLIAVVLLPALLAFQAPMATAVNSNLFRDYIGAIFNGVKFTDVPINPKVRFDFILAFIIDYTTETNPPTPTNGKFNIFWQNTVLTPSAVASIKQSNPNVRVAVSMGGATVNDRPVFFNITSVDSWVNNAVESLTGIIQDNNLDGIDIDYEQFQVDPDTFTECVGRLITVLKAKGVIKFASIAPFGNAEVQRHYMALWAKYGAVIDYINFQFYAYGASTTEAQYIDFFNQQIVNYPGGNILASFTTAATTTSVPVETALSACRTLQKEEKLYGIFIWAADHSRSQGFKYETESQALLANATISY; encoded by the coding sequence ATGGGCTCCTCCAAGCTCATTGCTGTAGTCCTCCTCCCGGCCCTTCTGGCCTTCCAAGCTCCAATGGCCACGGCAGTAAACTCCAACCTCTTCCGGGACTACATCGGCGCCATCTTCAACGGCGTGAAGTTCACCGACGTGCCAATCAATCCGAAAGTCCGGTTCGACTTCATCCTCGCCTTCATCATCGACTACACCACCGAGACGAACCCGCCGACCCCGACCAACGGCAAGTTCAACATCTTCTGGCAGAACACGGTGCTCACCCCGTCGGCCGTCGCGTCGATCAAGCAGAGCAACCCCAACGTGAGGGTGGCCGTCAGCATGGGCGGCGCCACCGTGAACGACCGCCCGGTCTTCTTCAACATCACCTCCGTCGACTCGTGGGTAAACAACGCTGTCGAGTCCCTCACCGGCATCATCCAGGACAACAACCTGGACGGCATCGACATCGACTACGAGCAGTTCCAGGTCGACCCGGACACCTTCACCGAGTGCGTCGGCCGCCTCATCACGGTGCTCAAGGCCAAGGGGGTGATCAAGTTCGCCTCCATCGCGCCCTTCGGCAACGCCGAGGTCCAGCGCCATTACATGGCGCTGTGGGCCAAGTACGGCGCCGTGATCGACTACATCAACTTCCAGTTCTACGCCTACGGCGCGAGCACGACGGAGGCGCAGTACATCGACTTCTTCAACCAGCAGATCGTCAACTACCCCGGAGGGAACATCCTTGCGAGCttcacgacggcggcgacgacgacctcggtgCCCGTCGAGACGGCGCTGAGTGCTTGCCGGACTCTGCAGAAGGAGGAGAAGCTGTACGGCATCTTCATCTGGGCTGCTGATCATTCCAGGAGCCAAGGGTTCAAGTATGAGACAGAATCGCAAGCACTGCTGGCTAATGCCACCATCAGttactag
- the LOC127786298 gene encoding probable 3-ketoacyl-CoA synthase 20 → MDRELVRTVKLATKNHAGVLFRRAVRHLPYIVAVTALVAAAPRLSTLLAAAAAGGVGGGSTMRWARALWSDLAGELGPSAPALAVACWAAALAAYTYAASRPRPVYLIDLAGYKAPREHEASRAKTIAHFGRCGRFSGESMAFQKRMLERSGLGEATHFPTSLISLPVDMCLRTAREESHAVIFGVVDEVLRKSGVAAADVGVLIFNSSLLSPTPSFTSLIVNRYGMRPGVVSHNLSGMGCSAGIIAIDLAKRLLQVHENTYALVVSTENITLNAYMGNNRPMLVTNTLFRVGGAAILLSNRAADRRGRAKYQLIHTVRTHRGAHDQSFGCVTQEEDDAGEVGVSLSKELMVVAGEALKTNITTLGPLVLPISEQLRFLATVVLKRVFRADVKAYLPDFKLALDHFCIHAGGRGVLDELEKSLKLSPWDMEPSRMTLYRFGNTSSSSLWYELAYCEAKGRIKRGDRVWQIAFGSGFKCNSAVWRALRTVDAAGLDAGDNPWMKEVDMLPVDVPKVAPIDETSYQIPN, encoded by the exons ATGGACAGGGAGCTGGTGAGGACGGTGAAGCTGGCGACCAAGAACCACGCCGGCGTGCTGttccgccgcgccgtgcgccaccTCCCCTACATCGTGGCGGTGAcggcgctggtggcggcggcgccgcggctgtCGAcgctgctggcggcggcggcggccggcggagtcggcggcggaAGCACCATGCGCTGGGCGCGCGCGCTGTGgtccgacctcgccggcgagctgggCCCGAGCGCGCcggcgctggcggtggcgtgctgggcggcggcgctggcggcgtaCACCTACGCCGCGTCCCGCCCGCGCCCCGTCTACCTCATCGACCTCGCCGGCTACAAGGCGCCGCGGGAGCACGAGGCGTCGCGCGCCAAGACGATCGCCCACTTCGGGCGGTGCGGGCGGTTCAGCGGCGAGAGCATGGCGTTCCAGAAGCGGATGCTGGAGCGGTCGGGGCTCGGGGAGGCGACCCACTTCCCGACGTCGCTGATCAGCCTCCCCGTGGACATGTGCCTCCGCACGGCGAGGGAGGAGTCGCACGCCGTCATCTTCGGCGTCGTCGACGAGGTGCTCCGCAAGTccggcgtcgcggcggccgacGTCGGCGTGCTCATCTTCAACTCCAGCCTCCTCTCCCCGACGCCCTCCTTCACCTCGCTCATCGTCAACCGCTACGGGATGCGCCCCGGCGTCGTCTCCCACAACCTCAGCGGCATGGGATGCAGCGCCGGCATCATCGCCATTGATCTCGCCAAGCGCCTCCTCCAG GTGCACGAGAACACGTACGCGCTGGTGGTGAGCACGGAGAACATCACCCTGAACgcgtacatgggcaacaaccgGCCGATGCTGGTGACCAACACCCTGttccgcgtcggcggcgcggcgatccTCCTCTCCAaccgcgccgccgaccgccgcggccgcgccaaGTACCAGCTGATCCACACGGTGCGCACCCACCGCGGCGCCCACGACCAGAGCTTCGGGTGCGTGAcccaggaggaggacgacgccggcgaggtcggcgtCTCCCTCTCCAAGGAGCTCAtggtggtcgccggcgaggccctCAAGACCAACATCACAACCCTCGGCCCCCTCGTCCTCCCCATCTCCGAGCAGCTCCGCTTCCTCGCCACCGTCGTCCTCAAGCGCGTCTTCCGCGCCGACGTCAAGGCCTACCTCCCGGACTTCAAGCTCGCCCTCGACCACTTCTGCATCCACGCGGGGGGCCGCGGCGTCCTCGACGAGCTCGAGAAGAGCCTCAAGCTCTCGCCGTGGGACATGGAGCCGTCGCGGATGACGCTCTACCGCTTCGGCAACACGTCCAGCAGCTCGCTGTGGTACGAGCTCGCCTACTGCGAGGCCAAGGGGAGGATCAAGCGCGGCGACCGGGTGTGGCAGATCGCCTTCGGCTCCGGGTTCAAGTGCAACAGCGCCGTGTGGAGGGCGCTGCGCACCGTCGACGCCGCGggcctcgacgccggcgacaaCCCGTGGATGAAGGAGGTGGACATGCTCCCCGTCGACGTGCCCAAGGTGGCGCCCATCGATGAGACCTCCTACCAGATCCCAAACTAA
- the LOC127752913 gene encoding chitinase 1-like: MVNGYLFREYIGAQFTGVRFSDVPVNPGLSFHFILAFAIDYFMATQSSKPAPANGVFAPYWDTANLSPAAVAAAKAAHPNLSVILALGGDTVQNTGVNATFAPTSSVDAWVRNAADSVSGLIDAYGLDGVDVDYEHFAAGVDTFVECIGRLLTELKARHPNIATSIAPFEHPVVQRYYQPLWRRYAGVIDYVNFQFYGYGANTDVATYVMFYDEQAANYPGSKLLASFKTGNVTGLLSPEQGIAGAKELQRQGKLPGLFIWSADSSMVSSYKFEYETKAQEIVANH; the protein is encoded by the coding sequence ATGGTGAACGGCTACTTGTTCCGGGAGTACATCGGCGCGCAGTTCACCGGCGTGCGCTTCTCCGACGTGCCCGTCAACCCGGGCCTCAGCTTCCACTTCATCCTCGCCTTCGCCATCGACTACTTCATGGCGACGCAGTCCTCCAAGCCGGCGCCGGCCAACGGCGTGTTCGCCCCGTACTGGGACACGGCCAACCTGtccccggccgccgtcgccgcggccaaGGCGGCGCACCCCAACCTCAGCGTCATCCTCGCCCTCGGCGGCGACACCGTCCAGAACACCGGCGTCAACGCCACGTTcgcgccgacgtcgtccgtcGACGCGTGGGTGCGCAACGCCGCCGACTCCGTCTCCGGCCTCATCGACGCCTACGgcctcgacggcgtcgacgtcgactacgagcacttcgccgccggcgtggacaCGTTCGTGGAGTGCAtcggccgcctcctcaccgAGCTCAAGGCGCGGCACCCGAACATCGCCACCTCCATCGCGCCGTTCGAGCACCCCGTGGTGCAGCGCTACTACCAGCCGCTGTGGCGGCGCTACGCCGGCGTGATCGACTACGTCAACTTCCAGTTCTACGGCTACGGCGCCAACACCGACGTGGCGACGTACGTGATGTTCTACGACGAGCAGGCGGCGAACTACCCCGGCAGCAAGCTGCTCGCCAGCTTCAAGACCGGGAACGTCACCGGGCTGCTCTCGCCGGAGCAGGGGATCGCCGGCGCGAAGGAGTTGCAGCGGCAGGGGAAGCTGCCGGGGTTGTTCATCTGGTCAGCGGATAGCTCCATGGTCAGTAGCTACAAGTTTGAGTACGAGACCAAGGCTCAGGAGATCGTCGCCAACCACTGA
- the LOC127786164 gene encoding chitinase 2-like: MTNGYLFREYIGAQFTGVRFSDVPINPNLSFNFILSFAIDYTSPAGGATPAPTNGVFSPYWDTANLSPADVAAVKAAHPNVSVMVGIGGDSVQDTAKVFFSPTSVDSWVANAVASISGIIDAYGLDGVDVDYEHFNDDGGAGVDTFVECIGRLLTELKARHPNITTSIAPFEDAVVQRYYQPLWRRYAGVIDLVNFQFYGYGDNTDVPTYVMFYDEQAANYPGGKVLASFKTGDVAGLLSPEQGIAGAKELQRQGKLPGLFIWSADSSKVSSYGFEYEIKAQEIIANH, from the coding sequence ATGACGAACGGGTACCTGTTCCGGGAGTACATCGGCGCGCAGTTCACCGGAGTCCGCTTCTCCGACGTGCCCATCAACCCAAACCTcagcttcaacttcatcctCTCCTTCGCCATCGACTACACGAgcccggccggcggcgccacgccggcgccgaccaACGGCGTGTTCTCGCCGTACTGGGACACGGCCAACCTGTCcccggccgacgtcgccgccgtcaaggCGGCGCACCCCAACGTCAGCGTCATggtcggcatcggcggcgacaGCGTGCAGGACACCGCCAAGGTCTTCTTCTCCCCGACCTCCGTCGACTCGTGGGTGGCCAacgccgtcgcctccatctCCGGCATCATCGACGCCTACGgcctcgacggcgtcgacgtcgacTACGAGCACttcaacgacgacggcggcgccggcgtcgacaCGTTCGTGGAGTGCAtcggccgcctcctcaccgAGCTCAAGGCGCGGCACCCGAACATCACCACCTCCATCGCGCCGTTCGAGGACGCCGTGGTGCAGCGCTACTACCAGCCGCTGTGGCGGCGCTACGCCGGCGTGATCGACCTCGTCAACTTCCAGTTCTACGGCTACGGCGACAACACCGACGTGCCGACGTACGTGATGTTCTACGACGAGCAGGCGGCGAACTACCCGGGCGGCAAGGTGCTCGCCAGCTTCAAGACCGGCGACGTCGCCGGGCTGCTCTCGCCGGAGCAGGGGATCGCCGGAGCGAAGGAGTTGCAGCGGCAGGGGAAGCTGCCGGGATTGTTCATCTGGTCGGCGGACAGCTCAAAGGTCAGCAGCTATGGCTTTGAGTACGAGATCAAGGCTCAGGAGATCATCGCCAACCACTGA